One genomic segment of Oncorhynchus kisutch isolate 150728-3 linkage group LG15, Okis_V2, whole genome shotgun sequence includes these proteins:
- the LOC109905075 gene encoding flocculation protein FLO11, whose product MHQAYSAPSQPGGSCAISPHQAASALPKPSMSGAGSPHQASSAPPQPGTSSAGSPHSSTSACVQSGVSSDGLRSGASTDGPRSGDSSEGLQPGTSSNGSQSRDSSNGSQSRASSDCSQSRASSDGSRSTASSDGPRSTASSDGPRPGASCVGAMAGAFHCAGAQSGHGIQSRSMAGAFLCAGAQFGHGVQSRFMAGAFLCAGAQFGHGVQFGHGVQSRSMAEIPATVHSPELPATVHSPEHPATVHGPQLPVTVHGPLLPVTVHGPELPASVPWPEPSTVPVPSPATASSPAPWPEPSSAPVLSSGTASSPASWPEPSSVPVLSSGTASSPAPWPQPSSAPVLSSGTASSPAPWPEHSSAPVLSSGTASSPAPWPEPSSAPVLSSGTAFSPAPWPEPSSAPVLSSSTRSMAGDFLCAGAQCFPDTNLVSAQLLDELNALLQGGTTIPGARKVEQHCYTTQVMCSLRGGKSTKLSHLTPVSCPQLSSECLSQVEMRVSCSSEGDSPQYSWTLDTGSSC is encoded by the coding sequence atgcaccaggcctacagtgcgccttcccagcctggtgggtcctgtgcCATCTCCCCGCACCAGGCCGCCAGTGCGCTTCCCAAGCCCAGTATGTCTGGTGCCGGCTCCccacaccaggcctccagtgcgcctccacagcccggtACGTCCAGTGCCGGCTCCCCGCACTCGTCCACCAGTGCGTGTGTAcagtccggagtctccagcgaTGGTctacggtccggagcctccacagacggtccacggtccggagaCTCCAGTGAAGGTCTACAGCCCGGAACCTCCAGcaacggttcacagtccagagatTCCAGcaacggttcacagtccagagcttccagcgactGTTCACAGTCCAGAGCATCCAGCGACGGTTCACGGTCCACAGCTTCCAGTGACGGTCCACGGTCCACTGCTTCCAGTGACGGTCCACGGCCCGGAGCTTCCTGCGTCGGtgccatggccggagccttccacTGTGCCGGTGCCCAGTCCGGCCACGgcatccagtcccgctccatggccggagccttcctctgcgccggtgctcaGTTcgggcacggcgtccagtcccgcttcatggccggagccttcctctgtgccGGTGCTCAGTTCGGGCACGGCGTCCAGTTcgggcacggcgtccagtcccgctccatggccgaGATTCCAGcaacggttcacagtccagagcttccagcgactGTTCACAGTCCAGAGCATCCAGCGACGGTTCACGGTCCACAGCTTCCAGTGACGGTCCACGGTCCACTGCTTCCAGTGACGGTCCACGGCCCGGAGCTTCCTGCGTCGGtgccatggccggagccttccacTGTGCCGGTGCCCAGTCCGGCCACGgcatccagtcccgctccatggccggagccttcctctgcgccggtgctcaGTTcgggcacggcgtccagtcccgcttcatggccggagccttcctctgtgccGGTGCTCAGTTcgggcacggcgtccagtcccgctccatggccgcagccttcctctgcgccggtgctcaGTTcgggcacggcgtccagtcccgctccatggccggagcattcctctgcgccggtgctcaGTTcgggcacggcgtccagtcccgcaccatggccggagccttcctctgcgccggtgctcaGTTCGGGCACGGCGttcagtcccgctccatggccagagccttcctctgcgccggtgctcaGTTCGAGCACCCGCTCCATGGCCGGAgacttcctctgcgccggtgcgcAGTGTTTCCCTGACACCAACTTAGTCAGTGCTCAACTGCTAGATGAACTTAATGCACTCCTCCAAGGAGGAACAACCATCCCTGGTGCAAGAAAGGTTGAGCAACACTGTTACACCACTCAGGTCATGTGTTCACtccgtggtggaaaaagtaccaaattgtcacacttga